In one window of Micromonospora cathayae DNA:
- the rplE gene encoding 50S ribosomal protein L5, giving the protein MTTATETKTLPRLKERYRNEIVAKLREQHDYANPMQVPRLVKIVVNMGVGEAARDAKLIDGAVRDLATITGQKPQVRRATKSIAQFKLREGMPIGAKVTLRGDRMWEFLDRLLSIALPRIRDFRGLDGRKLDGHGNYTFGLTEQSVFHEIDQDKIDRQRGMDITVVTTATTDDEGRALLKLLGFPFKEN; this is encoded by the coding sequence ATGACCACGGCTACCGAAACCAAGACCCTGCCGCGCCTCAAGGAGCGGTACCGCAACGAGATCGTGGCGAAGCTGCGGGAGCAGCACGACTACGCGAACCCGATGCAGGTGCCGCGGCTCGTCAAGATCGTCGTCAACATGGGTGTCGGCGAGGCCGCCCGGGACGCCAAGCTGATCGACGGCGCGGTCCGCGACCTGGCCACCATCACCGGCCAGAAGCCGCAGGTGCGGCGGGCGACCAAGTCGATCGCGCAGTTCAAGCTCCGTGAGGGCATGCCGATCGGCGCGAAGGTCACCCTGCGCGGCGACCGGATGTGGGAGTTCCTGGACCGGCTGCTGTCCATCGCGCTGCCGCGTATCCGTGACTTCCGCGGCCTGGACGGGCGCAAGCTCGACGGGCACGGCAACTACACGTTCGGTCTGACCGAGCAGTCGGTGTTCCACGAGATCGACCAGGACAAGATCGATCGCCAGCGGGGCATGGACATCACGGTGGTCACCACCGCCACGACCGACGACGAGGGCCGGGCGCTGCTCAAGCTCCTGGGCTTCCCGTTCAAGGAGAACTGA
- the rplX gene encoding 50S ribosomal protein L24 yields MTVKVKKGDTVVVIAGKDKGAKGKVIAAYPRQDKVLVEGVNRVKKHTRIRTTQRGAKTGGIVTQEAPIHVSNVQVLDSEGKPTRIGYRIDDNGQKVRIARSTGKDL; encoded by the coding sequence GTGACCGTGAAGGTCAAGAAGGGCGACACGGTCGTCGTCATCGCCGGCAAGGACAAGGGCGCCAAGGGCAAGGTCATCGCGGCCTACCCGCGGCAGGACAAGGTCCTGGTCGAGGGCGTGAACCGGGTCAAGAAGCACACCCGCATCCGCACCACCCAGCGTGGCGCCAAGACCGGTGGCATCGTCACCCAGGAGGCCCCGATCCACGTTTCCAACGTGCAGGTCCTGGACTCCGAGGGCAAGCCGACCCGTATCGGGTACCGGATCGACGACAACGGCCAGAAGGTCCGCATCGCGCGTAGCACCGGTAAGGACCTCTGA
- the rplN gene encoding 50S ribosomal protein L14, whose translation MIQQESRLRVADNTGAREILCIRVLGGSGRRYASIGDVIVATVKDAIPGAGVKKGDVVKAVVVRTAKERRRPDGSYIRFDENAAVIIKDGGDPRGTRIFGPVGRELRDKRFMKIISLAPEVL comes from the coding sequence GTGATTCAGCAGGAGTCGCGACTGCGCGTCGCCGACAACACGGGTGCCCGGGAGATCCTGTGCATCCGGGTTCTCGGTGGCTCCGGTCGGCGCTACGCGAGCATCGGCGACGTCATCGTGGCCACCGTCAAGGACGCGATCCCGGGTGCCGGTGTGAAGAAGGGCGACGTCGTCAAGGCGGTCGTCGTCCGCACCGCCAAGGAGCGGCGGCGGCCGGACGGCTCGTACATCCGCTTCGACGAGAACGCCGCCGTCATCATCAAGGACGGCGGGGACCCGCGCGGTACCCGTATCTTCGGCCCGGTCGGTCGGGAGCTGCGGGACAAGCGGTTCATGAAGATCATTTCCCTCGCGCCGGAGGTGTTGTGA
- the rpsQ gene encoding 30S ribosomal protein S17 gives MSETENTTATVRARRKVREGLVVSDKMDKTVVVEVEDRVKHALYGKIMRRTSKLKVHDEQNAAGIGDRVLIMETRPLSATKRWRIVEILEKAK, from the coding sequence ATGAGCGAGACCGAGAACACCACCGCCACCGTGCGGGCCCGCCGTAAGGTCCGTGAGGGCCTGGTGGTCAGCGACAAGATGGACAAGACCGTCGTCGTCGAGGTCGAGGACCGGGTCAAGCACGCGCTGTACGGCAAGATCATGCGCCGGACCAGCAAGCTGAAGGTGCACGACGAGCAGAACGCCGCCGGCATCGGCGACCGGGTCCTGATCATGGAGACCCGGCCGCTGTCGGCCACCAAGCGGTGGCGGATCGTGGAGATCCTGGAAAAGGCCAAGTAG
- the rpmC gene encoding 50S ribosomal protein L29 — protein MAAGVKAAELRELSDEELVTKLREAKAELFNLRVQAATGQLDNNRRLQVIRREIARIYTIMRERELGLSAAPTEVTAS, from the coding sequence ATGGCAGCGGGCGTTAAGGCCGCCGAGCTGCGTGAGCTCTCCGACGAGGAGCTGGTCACGAAGCTGCGGGAGGCCAAGGCGGAGCTGTTCAACCTCCGCGTGCAGGCCGCCACCGGTCAGCTCGACAACAACCGGCGGCTCCAGGTCATCCGTCGGGAGATCGCCCGGATCTACACGATCATGCGTGAGCGCGAGCTGGGGCTCTCGGCCGCGCCGACTGAGGTGACTGCATCATGA
- the rplP gene encoding 50S ribosomal protein L16, translated as MLMPRKPPKGFRKPHHPDRSGASKGGNRVVFGEFGIQALEPAYVTNRQIESARIAMTRHIKRGGKVWITIFPDQALTKKPAETRMGSGKGSPEWWVANVKPGRVLFEMSFPNEQIAREAMRRAIHKLPMKCRIVTREVGES; from the coding sequence ATGCTGATGCCGCGCAAGCCCCCGAAGGGCTTCCGCAAGCCGCACCACCCGGACCGCAGTGGCGCGTCCAAGGGTGGCAACCGGGTGGTGTTCGGCGAGTTCGGGATCCAGGCTCTCGAGCCGGCGTACGTCACGAACCGGCAGATCGAGTCGGCTCGTATCGCGATGACCCGTCACATCAAGCGTGGCGGCAAGGTCTGGATCACGATCTTCCCGGACCAGGCGCTGACCAAGAAGCCGGCGGAAACCCGGATGGGTTCCGGTAAGGGCTCGCCCGAGTGGTGGGTCGCGAACGTCAAGCCGGGGCGGGTTCTCTTCGAGATGTCCTTCCCCAACGAGCAGATCGCGCGAGAGGCGATGCGTCGCGCGATCCACAAGCTCCCGATGAAGTGCCGCATTGTGACGCGCGAAGTGGGTGAATCCTGA
- the rpsC gene encoding 30S ribosomal protein S3, which translates to MGQKVHPHGFRLGISTDWKSRWFADKLYKDYIGEDVKIRRMMSKGLERAGISKVDIERTRDRVRVDIHTARPGIVIGRKGAEADRIRGELEKLTGKQVQLNIIEVKSPESDAQLVAQGVAEQLSSRVSFRRAMRKAMQSAMKNPVCKGIRVQVSGRLGGAEMSRTEFYREGRVPLHTLRANIEYGFFEARTTFGRIGVKVWIYKGDAVPGREAPAEAAPSRPRRGERGDRPERPRRGRSGSSGTTAGGTEAGRAAAATTVAQQAETPSGEPVDAGAVAATATAPAETQQEG; encoded by the coding sequence ATGGGTCAGAAGGTTCACCCGCACGGGTTCCGGCTCGGCATCTCGACCGACTGGAAGTCCCGCTGGTTCGCGGACAAGCTCTACAAGGACTACATCGGCGAGGACGTCAAGATCCGCCGCATGATGTCCAAGGGGCTGGAGCGGGCCGGCATCTCCAAGGTCGACATCGAGCGGACCCGGGACCGGGTCCGGGTCGACATCCACACCGCCCGGCCGGGCATCGTCATCGGCCGTAAGGGTGCGGAGGCCGACCGGATCCGTGGCGAGCTGGAGAAGCTCACCGGCAAGCAGGTCCAGCTGAACATCATCGAGGTGAAGAGCCCCGAGTCGGACGCGCAGCTGGTCGCCCAGGGCGTCGCCGAGCAGCTCTCCAGCCGGGTCAGCTTCCGTCGGGCGATGCGCAAGGCGATGCAGTCGGCGATGAAGAACCCGGTCTGCAAGGGCATCCGGGTGCAGGTCTCGGGTCGTCTGGGCGGCGCCGAGATGAGCCGGACCGAGTTCTACCGCGAGGGTCGGGTTCCGCTGCACACGCTGCGGGCCAACATCGAGTACGGCTTCTTCGAGGCCCGTACCACCTTCGGCCGGATCGGCGTGAAGGTCTGGATCTACAAGGGCGACGCGGTTCCGGGCCGGGAGGCCCCGGCCGAGGCCGCTCCGTCCCGCCCGCGCCGTGGTGAGCGTGGCGACCGGCCCGAGCGTCCCCGTCGTGGCCGCTCCGGTTCCTCCGGCACGACCGCCGGTGGTACCGAGGCTGGCCGGGCCGCCGCCGCGACCACCGTCGCGCAGCAGGCCGAGACGCCGAGTGGCGAGCCGGTCGACGCTGGTGCCGTCGCCGCGACCGCGACCGCTCCGGCAGAAACGCAGCAGGAGGGCTGA
- the rplV gene encoding 50S ribosomal protein L22, producing the protein MPGKGDAPVLPGARAIARHVRISPMKARRVVNLVRGLPAKEALTVLQFAPQAASEQVYKVLASAIANAENNERLDPDALLVSEAFVDEGPTMKRFRPRAQGRAYRIRKRTCHITVAVEAVAPAAPKKSAAAKKSAPAKQAEPAETQSKTEGAE; encoded by the coding sequence ATGCCAGGAAAGGGCGACGCTCCGGTGCTTCCGGGCGCGCGGGCGATTGCGCGACACGTGCGCATCTCGCCGATGAAGGCGCGCCGGGTGGTCAACCTCGTCCGCGGCCTGCCCGCGAAGGAGGCGCTCACGGTGCTGCAGTTCGCGCCGCAGGCTGCGAGCGAGCAGGTGTACAAGGTGCTCGCGAGCGCGATCGCCAACGCGGAGAACAACGAGCGGCTGGACCCCGACGCGCTGCTCGTCAGCGAGGCGTTCGTCGACGAGGGCCCGACCATGAAGCGGTTCCGGCCGCGGGCGCAGGGCCGGGCGTACCGGATCCGCAAGCGCACGTGCCACATCACCGTGGCGGTCGAGGCGGTCGCTCCGGCCGCGCCGAAGAAGTCCGCGGCGGCGAAGAAGTCGGCCCCGGCGAAGCAGGCCGAGCCGGCTGAGACGCAGAGCAAGACGGAGGGCGCCGAGTAA
- the rpsS gene encoding 30S ribosomal protein S19 has translation MPRSLKKGPFIDDHLLKKVETQNEKGSKNVIKTWSRRSTIIPEMLGHTIAVHDGRKHVPVFVTEAMVGHKLGEFALTRTFKGHEKDDRKSRRR, from the coding sequence ATGCCTCGCAGCCTGAAGAAGGGCCCGTTCATCGACGACCACCTGCTCAAGAAGGTGGAGACGCAGAACGAGAAGGGCTCGAAGAACGTCATCAAGACCTGGTCGCGGCGCTCGACGATCATCCCGGAGATGCTGGGACACACGATCGCCGTGCACGACGGGCGTAAGCACGTCCCGGTGTTCGTCACCGAGGCGATGGTCGGGCACAAGCTCGGCGAGTTCGCGCTGACCCGCACGTTCAAGGGTCACGAGAAGGACGACCGGAAGAGCCGCCGCCGCTAG
- the rplB gene encoding 50S ribosomal protein L2, which produces MAIRKYKPTTPGRRGSSVADFAEITRSTPEKSLLAPLPKKGGRNAHGRITTRHHGGGHKRQYRLIDFKRVDKDGVPAKVAHIEYDPNRTARIALLHYADGEKRYILAPKDLKQGDTVESGPGADIKPGNNLPLRNIPVGSTIHAVELRPGGGAKLARSAGVGIQLLGREGAYATLRMPSGEIRRVDVRCRASVGEIGNADQSNINWGKAGRMRWKGKRPTVRGVAMNPVDHPHGGGEGKTSGGRHPVNPQGKPEGRTRRKGQPSDRLIVRRRYATRKRG; this is translated from the coding sequence ATGGCTATCCGTAAGTACAAGCCGACGACGCCGGGCCGGCGTGGCTCGAGCGTCGCCGACTTCGCTGAGATCACCCGGTCGACGCCGGAGAAGTCGCTGCTGGCTCCGCTGCCGAAGAAGGGCGGACGCAACGCCCACGGTCGGATCACCACCCGGCACCACGGTGGCGGCCACAAGCGCCAGTACCGCCTGATCGACTTCAAGCGGGTCGACAAGGACGGCGTGCCGGCGAAGGTCGCGCACATCGAGTACGACCCCAACCGCACCGCGCGCATCGCGCTGCTGCACTACGCCGACGGCGAGAAGCGCTACATCCTCGCGCCGAAGGACCTGAAGCAGGGCGACACCGTCGAGTCGGGTCCGGGCGCGGACATCAAGCCCGGCAACAACCTGCCGCTGCGCAACATCCCGGTCGGTAGCACCATCCACGCGGTGGAGCTGCGTCCCGGCGGTGGCGCCAAGCTGGCCCGGTCGGCCGGTGTCGGTATCCAGCTGCTCGGCCGGGAGGGCGCGTACGCCACCCTCCGGATGCCGTCCGGCGAGATCCGGCGGGTCGACGTGCGCTGCCGCGCCAGCGTCGGCGAGATCGGCAACGCCGACCAGTCGAACATCAACTGGGGCAAGGCCGGCCGGATGCGCTGGAAGGGCAAGCGCCCGACCGTCCGTGGTGTCGCCATGAACCCGGTCGACCACCCGCACGGTGGTGGTGAGGGTAAGACCTCCGGTGGTCGCCACCCGGTGAACCCGCAGGGTAAGCCCGAGGGCCGCACCCGTCGCAAGGGCCAGCCGAGTGACCGGCTGATCGTCCGCCGCCGCTACGCCACGCGTAAGCGCGGCTGA
- the rplW gene encoding 50S ribosomal protein L23 has translation MSTIADPRDIIVAPVVSEKSYSELNRNWYTFLVHPDANKTEIKIAIQQIFNVRVLTVNTLNRQGKRKRTKTGFGQRKATKRAIVKLADGDRIEAFGGPVS, from the coding sequence GTGAGCACGATCGCCGACCCGCGCGACATCATCGTCGCGCCGGTCGTCTCGGAGAAGAGCTACAGCGAGCTGAACCGGAACTGGTACACCTTCCTGGTGCACCCGGACGCCAACAAGACCGAGATCAAGATCGCTATCCAGCAGATCTTCAACGTCCGCGTCCTGACGGTCAACACGCTCAACCGCCAGGGCAAGCGCAAGCGGACCAAGACCGGGTTCGGCCAGCGCAAGGCCACCAAGCGCGCGATCGTGAAGCTGGCTGACGGAGACCGTATCGAGGCCTTCGGCGGCCCGGTCAGCTGA
- the rplD gene encoding 50S ribosomal protein L4 encodes MTTVDVLAVDGTKSSSVELPADIFDAQANIALMHQVVVAQLAAARQGTHKTKTRGEVSGGGKKPYKQKGTGRARQGSTRAPQFAGGGVVHGPVPRDYSQRTPKKMKAAALRGALSDRARAGQVHVVEAFVSGEKPSTKAALATLAKLTGARRVLVVLSSTDELNWVSLRNEPRVHLIEAGQLNTYDVLVADDVVFTKEALDEFLGVPAETTEEGGK; translated from the coding sequence GTGACCACGGTTGACGTGCTCGCCGTCGACGGCACCAAGAGCAGCTCGGTCGAGCTGCCGGCCGACATCTTCGACGCGCAGGCGAACATCGCGCTGATGCACCAGGTCGTGGTGGCCCAGCTCGCGGCCGCCCGCCAGGGCACGCACAAGACGAAGACCCGTGGCGAGGTCTCCGGTGGCGGCAAGAAGCCGTACAAGCAGAAGGGCACCGGCCGCGCCCGCCAGGGCTCGACCCGCGCGCCGCAGTTCGCCGGCGGTGGCGTCGTGCACGGTCCCGTGCCGCGCGACTACAGCCAGCGGACCCCGAAGAAGATGAAGGCCGCCGCCCTGCGTGGCGCCCTCTCCGACCGGGCCCGCGCCGGCCAGGTGCACGTCGTCGAGGCGTTCGTCTCCGGCGAGAAGCCGTCCACCAAGGCGGCCCTGGCCACGCTGGCGAAGCTGACCGGGGCCCGTCGGGTCCTGGTCGTGCTGAGCAGCACCGACGAGCTGAACTGGGTGTCGCTGCGCAACGAGCCGCGGGTGCACCTGATCGAGGCCGGCCAGCTCAACACGTACGACGTGCTGGTGGCCGACGACGTGGTCTTCACCAAGGAGGCCCTGGACGAGTTCCTGGGCGTTCCCGCCGAGACCACCGAGGAGGGTGGCAAGTGA
- the rplC gene encoding 50S ribosomal protein L3, whose amino-acid sequence MDRQVKGILGAKLGMTQVWDNNKVVPVTVVQAGPCVVSQVRSAEKDGYSAIQLAYGAIDPRKVKKPISGHYAKADVAPRRHIVELRTTDAGEYAPGQEVTVAEFAPGVSIDVTGKTKGKGYAGPMKRHGFHGLRASHGVERKHRSPGSIGACATPGRVFKGTRMAGRMGGVRYTVQNLTVQAVDTENNLLLVRGAIPGPKGALVLVRTAAKTKVKKGGAAK is encoded by the coding sequence ATGGACAGGCAAGTAAAGGGGATCCTGGGCGCGAAGCTCGGCATGACCCAGGTCTGGGACAACAACAAGGTTGTCCCGGTGACCGTGGTGCAGGCCGGCCCGTGCGTCGTCAGCCAGGTTCGTAGCGCCGAGAAGGACGGTTACTCGGCCATCCAGCTGGCCTACGGCGCGATCGACCCGCGCAAGGTCAAGAAGCCGATCAGCGGCCACTACGCCAAGGCGGACGTGGCGCCGCGCCGGCACATCGTCGAGCTGCGCACCACCGACGCCGGCGAGTACGCCCCCGGCCAGGAGGTCACCGTCGCCGAGTTCGCCCCGGGCGTCTCGATCGACGTGACCGGCAAGACCAAGGGCAAGGGCTACGCCGGCCCGATGAAGCGGCACGGCTTCCACGGTCTGCGGGCCAGCCACGGTGTCGAGCGCAAGCACCGCTCGCCCGGCTCGATCGGCGCCTGCGCCACCCCGGGCCGCGTGTTCAAGGGCACCCGGATGGCCGGCCGGATGGGTGGCGTGCGCTACACCGTCCAGAACCTGACCGTCCAGGCGGTCGACACCGAGAACAACCTCCTGCTCGTCCGTGGTGCCATCCCCGGCCCCAAGGGCGCGCTGGTCCTGGTCCGTACCGCGGCCAAGACCAAGGTGAAGAAGGGCGGTGCGGCGAAGTGA
- the rpsJ gene encoding 30S ribosomal protein S10: MAGQKIRIRLKAYDHEVVDSSARKIVETVTRTGAQVAGPVPLPTEINRFCVIRSPHKYKDSREHFEMRTHKRLIDIIDPTPKTVDSLMRLDLPAGVDIEIKL, translated from the coding sequence ATGGCGGGACAGAAGATCCGCATCCGGCTCAAGGCCTATGACCACGAGGTCGTCGACTCCTCGGCTCGGAAGATCGTCGAGACGGTGACGCGTACCGGGGCGCAGGTCGCTGGCCCGGTGCCGCTGCCCACGGAGATCAACCGTTTCTGCGTCATCCGTTCGCCGCACAAGTACAAGGACTCGCGCGAGCACTTCGAGATGCGTACGCACAAGCGGCTGATCGACATCATCGACCCGACCCCCAAGACGGTCGACTCGCTCATGCGCCTCGACCTGCCGGCTGGCGTCGACATCGAGATCAAGCTGTAG
- the tuf gene encoding elongation factor Tu, translating to MAKAKFERTKPHVNIGTIGHIDHGKTTLTAAITKVLHDQFPDLNPYTPFDEIDKAPEEKARGITISIAHVEYQTENRHYAHVDCPGHADYIKNMITGAAQMDGAILVVAATDGPMPQTREHVLLARQVGVPYIVVALNKSDMVDDEELLELVELEVRELLSNQEYPGDDLPVVQVSALKALEGDPVWTEKLLELMNAVDTAIPQPERETEKPFLMPIEDVFTITGRGTVVTGRAERGILKPNEEVEIVGIKEKSMKTVCTGIEMFRKLLDEARAGENVGLLLRGIKREDVERGMVVVKPGTTTPHTEFEATVYILSKEEGGRHTPFFQNYRPQFYFRTTDVTGVVTLPEGTEMVMPGDNTTMSVKLIQPIAMEENLKFAIREGGRTVGAGRVTKIIK from the coding sequence GTGGCGAAGGCGAAGTTCGAGCGGACTAAGCCGCACGTCAACATCGGCACCATTGGTCACATCGACCACGGTAAGACGACGCTGACGGCGGCCATCACCAAGGTCCTGCACGACCAGTTCCCGGACCTGAACCCGTACACGCCGTTCGACGAGATCGACAAGGCGCCGGAGGAGAAGGCCCGCGGTATCACCATCTCCATCGCGCACGTCGAGTACCAGACCGAGAACCGGCACTACGCGCACGTCGACTGCCCCGGGCACGCCGACTACATCAAGAACATGATCACCGGTGCCGCGCAGATGGACGGCGCGATCCTGGTGGTGGCGGCGACCGACGGTCCGATGCCGCAGACCCGCGAGCACGTGCTGCTGGCCCGCCAGGTCGGCGTGCCGTACATCGTCGTGGCGCTCAACAAGAGCGACATGGTCGACGACGAGGAGCTCCTGGAGCTCGTCGAGCTCGAGGTTCGTGAGCTGCTCTCGAACCAGGAGTACCCGGGTGACGACCTGCCGGTCGTCCAGGTCTCCGCGCTGAAGGCCCTCGAGGGCGACCCGGTGTGGACCGAGAAGCTCCTGGAGCTGATGAACGCGGTCGACACCGCGATCCCGCAGCCGGAGCGCGAGACCGAGAAGCCGTTCCTGATGCCGATCGAGGACGTCTTCACGATCACCGGTCGGGGCACCGTCGTCACCGGTCGCGCCGAGCGCGGCATCCTCAAGCCGAACGAGGAGGTGGAGATCGTCGGCATCAAGGAGAAGTCGATGAAGACGGTCTGCACCGGTATCGAGATGTTCCGCAAGCTGCTCGACGAGGCCCGCGCGGGCGAGAACGTCGGTCTGCTGCTGCGGGGTATCAAGCGCGAGGACGTCGAGCGCGGCATGGTGGTCGTCAAGCCGGGCACCACGACCCCGCACACGGAGTTCGAGGCGACGGTCTACATCCTCTCCAAGGAGGAGGGCGGCCGGCACACCCCGTTCTTCCAGAACTACCGTCCGCAGTTCTACTTCCGGACCACGGACGTCACCGGCGTCGTCACGCTGCCCGAGGGCACCGAGATGGTCATGCCGGGCGACAACACCACCATGAGCGTGAAGCTGATCCAGCCGATCGCCATGGAGGAGAACCTCAAGTTCGCGATCCGTGAGGGTGGTCGTACGGTCGGCGCGGGTCGCGTCACCAAGATCATCAAGTGA
- the fusA gene encoding elongation factor G — protein sequence MAAAADALANVRNIGIMAHIDAGKTTTTERILFYTGITYKIGEVHEGAAVMDWMEQEQERGITITSAATKCEWKGHTIQIIDTPGHVDFTVEVERSLRVLDGAVAVYDGVAGVEPQTENVWRQADKYNVPRMCFVNKLDRTGADFFRCVQMMIDRLNATPLVLQIPIGNESDFIGVVDLVEMRALTWRGETQKGEDYAVEEIPADLADSAAEWREKLMETLADVDDAVMEKYLEGEEISVEEVKAAIRRSTIAGKANPVLTGTAFKNKGIQPMLDAVVAYLPSPLDIPAIEGTATDGETPLQRKPSKSEPFSALAFKIQTDKHLGKLTYVRIYSGTLESGSQVVNSTKDRKERIGKIYQMHANKREERSSAQAGDIIAVQGLKQTTTGDTLCDPANPVILESMTFPEPVIEVAIEPKTKADQEKLSTAIQRLAEEDPTFRVKLDDQTGQTVISGMGELHLDILVDRMRREFNVEANIGKPQVAYRETIRRKVEKIEYTHKKQTGGSGQYARVIISVEPLPLGNEAPTYEFANAVTGGRIPREFIPSVDAGAQDAMQYGILAGFPLVGVKLTLVDGQYHEVDSSEMAFKIAGSMAMKEAARKADPALLEPMMAVEVTTPEENMGDVIGDLNSRRGIIQAMEERSGARIVKALVPLSEMFGYVGDLRSKTQGRASYSMQFDSYAEVPASVAKEIIAKATGE from the coding sequence GTGGCCGCCGCAGCAGACGCGCTCGCCAACGTACGCAACATCGGCATCATGGCGCACATCGATGCCGGTAAGACCACGACCACCGAGCGGATCCTGTTCTACACCGGCATCACGTACAAGATCGGTGAGGTCCACGAGGGCGCTGCCGTCATGGACTGGATGGAGCAGGAGCAGGAGCGGGGGATCACCATCACCTCCGCCGCCACCAAGTGTGAGTGGAAGGGCCACACGATCCAGATCATCGACACGCCCGGCCACGTCGACTTCACGGTCGAGGTCGAGCGGTCGTTGCGGGTGCTGGACGGTGCGGTGGCCGTTTACGACGGTGTCGCCGGCGTGGAGCCGCAGACGGAGAACGTCTGGCGTCAGGCCGACAAGTACAACGTCCCCCGGATGTGCTTCGTCAACAAGCTCGACCGGACCGGTGCCGACTTCTTCCGCTGCGTGCAGATGATGATCGACCGGCTCAACGCCACCCCGCTGGTGCTGCAGATCCCGATCGGCAACGAGTCCGACTTCATCGGCGTCGTCGACCTGGTCGAGATGCGTGCCCTGACCTGGCGCGGCGAGACCCAGAAGGGTGAGGACTACGCGGTCGAGGAGATCCCGGCCGACCTCGCCGACTCCGCCGCCGAGTGGCGCGAGAAGCTGATGGAGACCCTGGCCGACGTCGACGACGCGGTGATGGAGAAGTACCTGGAGGGCGAGGAGATCTCCGTCGAGGAGGTCAAGGCCGCCATCCGTCGGTCCACCATCGCCGGCAAGGCCAACCCGGTCCTCACCGGTACCGCCTTCAAGAACAAGGGCATCCAGCCGATGCTCGACGCGGTGGTCGCGTACCTCCCGTCGCCGCTGGACATCCCGGCCATCGAGGGCACCGCCACCGACGGTGAGACCCCGTTGCAGCGGAAGCCGTCGAAGTCGGAGCCGTTCTCCGCGCTGGCCTTCAAGATCCAGACGGACAAGCACCTCGGCAAGCTCACCTACGTGCGGATCTACTCCGGCACGCTCGAGTCCGGCTCCCAGGTGGTCAACTCCACCAAGGACCGCAAGGAGCGGATCGGCAAGATCTACCAGATGCACGCCAACAAGCGGGAGGAGCGCAGCTCCGCCCAGGCTGGCGACATCATCGCGGTGCAGGGTCTGAAGCAGACCACCACCGGTGACACGCTCTGCGACCCGGCGAACCCGGTCATCCTGGAGTCGATGACCTTCCCGGAGCCGGTGATCGAGGTCGCGATCGAGCCGAAGACCAAGGCCGACCAGGAGAAGCTCAGCACCGCCATCCAGCGGCTCGCCGAGGAGGACCCGACCTTCCGGGTCAAGCTCGACGACCAGACCGGTCAGACGGTCATCTCCGGCATGGGCGAGCTGCACCTGGACATCCTGGTCGACCGGATGCGCCGCGAGTTCAACGTCGAGGCCAACATCGGTAAGCCGCAGGTGGCGTACCGCGAGACGATCCGCCGCAAGGTGGAGAAGATCGAGTACACCCACAAGAAGCAGACCGGTGGTTCCGGCCAGTACGCCCGGGTGATCATCAGCGTGGAACCGCTGCCGCTCGGCAACGAGGCCCCGACCTACGAGTTCGCCAACGCGGTGACCGGTGGCCGTATCCCCCGGGAGTTCATCCCGTCGGTGGACGCGGGCGCGCAGGACGCCATGCAGTACGGCATCCTCGCCGGCTTCCCCCTGGTGGGCGTCAAGCTCACCCTGGTGGACGGTCAGTACCACGAGGTCGACTCGTCGGAAATGGCATTCAAGATCGCCGGCTCGATGGCGATGAAGGAGGCGGCCCGCAAGGCCGACCCGGCCCTCCTCGAGCCGATGATGGCTGTTGAGGTCACCACTCCTGAGGAGAACATGGGTGACGTCATCGGCGACCTCAACTCCCGCCGCGGCATCATCCAGGCGATGGAGGAGCGCAGTGGCGCCCGCATCGTGAAGGCTCTGGTGCCGTTGTCGGAGATGTTCGGCTACGTCGGCGACCTGCGGTCGAAGACCCAGGGCCGGGCTAGCTACAGCATGCAGTTCGACTCCTACGCCGAGGTTCCGGCCAGTGTGGCGAAGGAGATCATCGCGAAGGCCACGGGCGAGTAG